A single genomic interval of Cucumis sativus cultivar 9930 chromosome 7, Cucumber_9930_V3, whole genome shotgun sequence harbors:
- the LOC116405261 gene encoding exopolygalacturonase-like, with protein MTRNLSLIQILLLVFAWQCCAVVFDDITGTQNRLKGIVPTTNEQFLRPAEAPRRLGFSTLPNIGGTVNDIKANVDLNQNGGSVFDVTKHGAKANGKTDDAQAFMTTWIAACRNTVGPAKFLIPQGTFLVGPVTFAGPCKSFPITLENQGTVKATTDISAYSSPEWFSIEDITGFILTGSGVFDGQGLSVWPYNDCKKNNLCQLLPISIKFTRLNHTIVDGLTSVNSMGFHTSVFYCYNFTATNMKIIAPHNSPNTDGMHLSTSKLVTIANSVIGTGDDCVSIGHSTENITVTNVTCGPGHGLSVGSLGKYSKEKGVYDVLVKNCTIFNATNGARIKTWASPVSGLASRIIFEDIVMYNVKNPIIIDQTYGTKKKKESNWKVSNVQFKNIRGTSTTNVAVLLECSKLFPCEGVELRDINLSYGGTNLRNTTIVSSCSNAKIATFGVQNPPPCVV; from the exons ATGACAAGAAATCTTAGCCTCATTCAAATCCTTCTCTTAGTATTTGCTTGGCAATGTTGTGCTGTCGTTTTCGATGACATCACCGGCACTCAAAATCGTCTGAAGGGGATCGTACCAACAACAAATGAGCAGTTTCTTCGTCCTGCAGAAGCACCCCGGCGTCTTGGCTTCAGTACTCTTCCCAACATTGGCGGCACGGTGAATGACATTAAGGCAAATGTTGATCTAAATCAGAATGGTGGGTCAGTTTTTGATGTTACAAAACATGGAGCTAAAGCTAATGGAAAAACTGATGATGCACAG gCATTCATGACAACATGGATTGCAGCTTGCCGAAACACAGTCGGTCCGGCCAAGTTCTTGATCCCACAAGGCACATTTTTGGTGGGTCCGGTGACTTTCGCCGGTCCTTGCAAAAGCTTTCCCATCACCCTTGAAAATCAAGGAACTGTAAAGGCCACCACCGATATTAGTGCATATTCTTCTCCAGAATGGTTCTCCATTGAAGATATTACTGGTTTCATCCTCACCGGCTCCGGCGTCTTTGACGGCCAAGGCCTCTCCGTTTGGCCCTACAACGACTGCAAGAAAAACAACTTATGCCAACTTCTTCCAATc tcGATTAAATTCACGAGATTAAATCACACCATTGTTGATGGGCTCACTTCGGTAAACAGCATGGGCTTTCACACGTCTGTATTCTACTGCTACAATTTCACTGCTACTAACATGAAAATTATAGCTCCGCATAATAGTCCCAACACCGATGGAATGCATCTTAGCACCTCAAAATTGGTCACCATTGCCAATAGTGTCATTGGCACAGGTGATGATTGTGTCTCCATTGGTCACAGTACAGAGAATATAACCGTCACCAATGTCACTTGCGGCCCTGGACATGGCCTTAG TGTGGGCAGCTTGGGCAAGTACTCGAAAGAAAAGGGTGTCTATGACGTTCTAGTAAAGAACTGCACCATTTTCAATGCCACCAATGGTGCCAGAATCAAGACTTGGGCTAGCCCTGTCTCGGGGTTAGCCTCGAGAATTATCTTTGAAGACATTGTAATGTACAACGTAAAAAATCCTATAATTATCGATCAAACCTATGGcactaagaagaagaag GAATCAAATTGGAAGGTTAGCAACGTACAATTCAAAAACATTCGGGGAACTTCGACAACGAATGTGGCAGTGTTGTTGGAGTGCAGCAAATTGTTTCCATGCGAGGGGGTAGAGTTGAGGGACATTAACTTGAGTTATGGAGGCACCAACTTGAGGAATACAACCATTGTTTCTTCATGTTCGAATGCAAAGATTGCTACTTTTGGGGTTCAAAACCCACCACCTTGTGTTGTATAA